The nucleotide sequence GACAGGCACCACTTCAGTATCTGCGTAGAAAGCATCCCTAGGTGTCAACGCCAATAATGGAATGTCCGGTAGCATAACTTCAGCATGTACTTTCTCTGCAAGATGATGGAATTCTTTTGAAAGTTCACGTAAGGCCTGAACAAGAATTTCAGCTTCCTTTTGAGTGTCACCAGGGGTGATGATGCAAAGGATATTGTACAAATCTGAAAGTTCAACTTCGATATTGTATTTCTCGCGAAGCCATTTTTCGACCTCATATCCAGTAATATTTAAATCTTTAATGCTTATTAGTACTTTTGTTGGGTCAAAGTCATAAGTAGCGTTCGTACCCAGCAAGTCTTCTCCTGGACAGTAAAGATGCTCGATGTCATTGACTTGACCACGGATCCATTTTGCCAATTTAATGGTGCGGTCGATGATTTCTCTTCCTTCAATAGACAGCCTTCTTCTTGCAGTATCCAGTGATGCGAGCAAGAGGTATGAAGTAGAGGTAGTTGTCAGCATGCTGATGATTGATTGTACGCGTTTTGAAGATACCAAACCTTCTTTTACATTCAGGATCGAGCTTTGTGTCATTGATCCGCCAAGCTTATGAACGCTCGTTGCTGCCATGTCAGCACCAGCCTGCATTGCTGAAAGCGGGAGGTCTTCATGGAAGTGGATATGGACGCCATGCGCTTCATCAACCAGGACTGGAACATCGTATGAGTGGGCAATCTCAACGATTTTTTTCAGGTCAGCTGCAAAGCCGAAATACGTTGGGTTGATTACAAGCAGACCTTTTGCATCTGGATGCTGTTCAAGAGCCTTCTCGACGGAATCAGTTGAGATGCCGTGAGAAATTCCGAGCTTTTTATCAATTTCAGGGTGGATAAAGATTGGAATGGCACCTGAAAAAACAATAGCCGACATAATCGATTTATGCACGTTCCTTGGAACGATGATCTTGTCCCCAGGTCCGCACACAGTCATGATCATCGTCATGATCGCGCCGCTCGTTCCCTGTACAGAGAAGAAAGTATGATCTGCACCAAATGCTTCAGCGGCAAGTTCCTGGGCTTGCTTAATGATGCCCTTAGGGGAATGCAGGTCATCGAGAGGCCCGATGTTGATCAAATCGATGGATAATGCATTATCACCTATGAACTCTCTGAATTCTGGATCAATCCCGCTACCTTTTTTATGGCCGGGAATATGGAACTGAATCGGATTCTTTTCTGCGTGCTTTAATAGGCTGGTAAACAATGGTGTTTCTTTTTGTGACAATGGATGATCACACCTCTTTATGTTATTGGATTTCCTTGTTTATAGGTTATGATTAGCTTTTGAAAAAATAAAACACATGCATTATAGCACTAATCAAGGTGTTTGCAAAGAAAATCAGAATATCAAGAATAACGTGATACGAAATTTTTGGAAACAGGAAAAAGAGCTGTGATAATAGAAGTAATATTAATGAAACAATTATGAGGGGGATGAGAATATGAACTGGAATACAGATGTAACGAACCTTTTAGGGATACAATATCCGATAGTCCAGGGAGGCCTTGCTTATCTGGCATATTCCGAACTTGCTGCTGCTGTATCGAATGCAGGGGGATTAGGCCAGATCACAGCAATGTCACTTCCTGATACTGAGACATTAAGAAAAGAAATACATAAAGTGAGAGAGCTGACTGACAAGCCATTCGGAGTCAATTTTGCCATCGGGCAGCATGGCAGGCCTTTTTCTCATTATCTGGATGTAGCTATTGAAGAAAATGTTCCTGTTATTTCGATGACAGGGGGAAACCCGGCACCGATTTTTGAACAGTTAAAAGGCACAAATGTTAAAAAGCTTGTTCTTGTCGCAGCGAAAAGGCAGGCCCAGAAAGCAGAGGAGCTGGGAGCGGATGCAGTCATGGTTGTCGGCCAGGAAGGCGGAGGACATTTAGGAAAGAGTGATATAGGAACAATGGTGCTCATTCCCTCAGTAGTAGATTCAGTGAATATCCCTGTTATTGCTTCAGGAGGAATCGGCGATGGCAGAGGCTTGATGGCAGCGTTGAGCCTGGGAGCACAAGGGATAGAAATGGGTACACGCTTCATCGCAACCAAAGAATGCGTCCATGCGAACGAGCTTTACAAGCAGAAGCTTGTTGAAGGTACGGAAAATGATACCACAGTAATAAAAAGAACACTCGGGATGCCGGCAAGGGCAATTGCCAATCCATTGACAGAAAAAATCCTCGAAATAGAGAAGCAAGGTGGCGGTTATGAAGATTTAAAAGAGTTGATCAGCGGAACAGCTAACCGCAAGTATATTTATGAAGGCGATGATGAAAACGGGTTTGGCTGGGCTGGCCAAGTGATGGGATTAATAAAGGACTCTCCAACAGTAGCTGAGCTATTTGAAAGAATCATCAACGAAGCTGAAGAAATAAGAACAAACTGGGGAAGATGAAGCCCTGATTTCTTGCACTCAATAATAAATAGCGGTAAAATCGATTAACATACAAGGAATGCACGGGATCAGATGGTTTCTGGCATTGCATAAAAAGCAGGTGAAAGCATGGAATACCAATATCCAATAGACTATACATGGTCAACAGATGAAATTGTTGACGTCATTCACTTTTATGAATGTATTGAAAAAGCATATGAAAAAGGCATCGATCGAGATTCATTACTTAACGCGTATAGGCGTTTTAAAGAAATAGTGCCAGGAAAAGCCCAGGAAAAAACACTATTCAATGAATTTGAAGAAGTGAGCGGCTGCGTACCTTACCAGGCAGTAAAAGCAATCAAAGAAACCGGGTCAGGTGAAAAGATAAAAGTAGTTCAGAAAAGAAAAAATTAGATCAAAATAAATATGAAGAAAGAGCCCATGCAAAAAGGGCTCTTTCTTTTGTCCGGCTCCGGCTCCTATTTTCTCGAGACGCTTGTCTAGTGTCGCCTCCTAGAAACATCGGAAACTGGACAGTCGGCTATACTTTTCGGTTTCGGTCCTGCCCATGAAGTCAAAGAGCGACTTCACTGTCAGGCCCTCCGTGGCACACGATGTGCTAGACCCGCCAGCCACACGATGTGGCGTTTTCAGGCGGGCAGCGCTTGTCGGAAATGGGCAGTCGCCTATGCACTTAATGGTTTATGCTAATTTATATAAGGGTAATATTTCTCTAAATACAAAATCAATTTTAGAAAGCATTTCATCACCGCTTAGTTTGACGGCTTCCTCACGAGGGATGTTCAGACCGCACAGGATTTCAGCTTTTTTCACGGTTTGAAGGCGCTTGAACATCGAAAGAAGGTCTTCCTTGGAAAGCTCACTTTGAATAGTGGCTTCAGGCTTCATATGATCGATGGACCAGTAGAAATCCTTCGGAGTACGTTTGTAGATGGAATCGATGTTTTCTTCTAGTTTTTTACCAATCGCTTCCTTCTCAGGTGCTTCGTATATAACAGCAAACCAGATAAAGACATGGGTCTCCCACAATCCGATCTGAAAATGAGGGAGCATCTTATAGCCTCTTGGGTTGCTGGCGAACGCTACCCACGTATCTTTTGGCGGATTCTTCGTCCTCCTGGCGTGTTTTGCAACATGGTAATGCATCTCATCGCCGGCAATGCTAGAAAGCGTTGGAGCGAAGTGCTGGCCGAGGTCTTCCAGTTTAGGGCGGATCTGGGATTTTAAGGCCTCCATTCGTTCATCAAGACCATCTATTTTGAAAACATCGAAATCTGCTTGTTCAAATCCTGAAAATGACAATATAAAAACCTCCTAGTGCTTTGTCAAATATTGTAGCAAAATCATTATAAAAAAAGAAGCGACAAGCATTTTACCGAGTCATGGGTATACGCACAAATTTGTACCACTGCCAAATGGAAATTCATACACTAAATAAAAAAACAGAAATTTATAGAGGAGTGTAAATTAATGAAACAACTTATAAACTCAACAAGGAAAAGAAATGGTGAGCTCCAAAGAACTGCTGTACTGCGTTTGGAAATGGATTACGAATTAGCCACCCTTTTTGACGCGATGACGGAGTCTGATAAACCAAAAATGAAAGAATGTAAACAGAAACTCGAAAGAATTCGACAAGAATTATTACGTTTAAAAGCTCTGTAATAATTATAATGCTCTCGGAAAGAAGAAGGTAAGGAATGATGATGACAATAATGGAAAACTGCAGTAATCAAGACGCTTGACGAACTCCTGTAAAGCTGATGGGGTTCGTTTTTTATTTCCAGCTTAGCTCTAAATGCCCAAAATGGTATTAACCTTATGAATGTGGTCATTTAACATCTTGAGAATATTTGCATGTTATGGAGATGACAGGGGGAATCCTAATACTTGATGAAAATGAATATAATCCGATAAGCTTAAGTAGATTCCTAAAGCTTGATTGATCGTAAAAATCTATGAACGGGGGGAAGCTGAATGGAATATAATTTGAAAGAAATTGATACATACGCGAAAAGCTGGATAAAAGAGGCTGGTGAAAATATCAGGGCTTCTTTTCCAAAAACATTAAATGTCACGTCAAAATCAAATCCCAATGACCTGGTAACAGATATAGATAAAGGGACAGAGCAATATTTTATCAAAAAAATCAAAGGTGCTTTTCCTGATCATCGAATCATGGGTGAGGAAGGGTATGGAGACGAAGTGACATCTTTATCAGGTGTTGTTTGGATCATAGATCCAATCGATGGAACAATGAATTTTGTTCACCAACAGCGGAACTTCGCAATCTCAATCGGTATTTATATTGATGGAGAAGGTATGATAGGACTTATTTATGATGTGGTACACGATGAACTTTATCATTGCATAAAAGGGAAGGGAGTTTATTTAAACGAAAAATCAATCCCTCAACTTACAGAAGCCAAGGTAAGTGAAGCGATTCTTGCTCTCAATGCTACTTGGGTAGCCCCTAATAAACGGATAGATCACGAATTACTCATACCCCTTGTAAAAGCCGTGAGAGGAACTCGTTCCTATGGTTCAGCGGCTATGGAAATGGTGTATGTCGCAACGGGGAGAATAGATGCTTATATGACTCCAAGGCTTGCACCGTGGGATATCGCTGCCGGTATCATCATGATCAAGGAACTTGGTGGTGAAACTACGGATCTAAGGGGAGGAGAACTGGATATGCTCCAGCAGAGTTCTTTATTTGTATCTAAGCCAGGCCTGCATGGTGATATACTCAAGAATTACCTTAAAGATGGAAAATGGTAACTTTAACTTGGAGAAGATTTCAAAGCACTGATCTCCTGTTTTTCCATGGTCTTATATCCGAAAGTGTTAAGTGGAGTAAAAATGAGCTGAGAGGCTTGTCCTTAGAAGAGTATATTGCGCAATATACTGACTTGCCAGGTGAATGGAGGATATGGGAGCAGGGAGAAGGTCCTGTGGCGGTATCTTATCATGTGGAATCGGCTCCTTCCAATCAAAAGCCGTGGGTTGGCACCATATTGGTAAAAGCGGATGAAAGACGGCGAGGAATCGCTTTAGCCATTTTGAACCATCTTTCCAATGAATTTGAATTGAACGGGCAAAGGGCACTTTTTGCCGCTGTTCCCTTCGATGAATATGAGTGGTCAAACTTCCTAACAGACTGCGGGTTTGAACAATTCAAAACAGAAGAAAACGAAGGTGAAACCTTTTTGATAATGGTCCGCCCTTTCGAATGACCGGCTGGTAATCCAGCCGGTTTTACTGTTGAGAAATCAAAAATTCCGGTTCTGCATTGCCCTAAAAAAAGATTTAAGCACACGTTGAGTCTAAAGCTCGCCTGCTTCCCTCATCTTTTTTTTCTTCTTAAATCCAAATCCCATAACAAACACAAGGGCGATGATGCATGCGATAGCGCCAGCGACACTTCTTTCTCCAATGGCGATTCCAATACCAATCATGCATGAAGCTGCTGCAAATGCGAAAAATAATAATGGCCATTTTATTTGCTTCAAGGTGATTCCCCCCATTCGACATTTGGTGCAAATTATAATATATTTAATTGTACATTAAAATGCTTATAGGTTTCCACACTAATTATGGTATAATATATAAGTTGTGTAAAAAGCCAATAGATAAATTACGATATTAAAGGCAGGGTGACTTTTTTGAAATTAAGAGAAGATATTAGAAATATAGCGATTATTGCCCACGTTGACCACGGTAAAACGACTTTGGTTGACCAGCTTCTGAAGCAATCAGGCACATTCCGTATAAATGAGCATGTGGAAGAGCGCGCAATGGATTCAAACGATTTGGAAAGAGAACGAGGAATTACGATCCTCGCGAAAAATACAGCTATTTCTTATAACGATACACGTATCAACATTCTTGATACTCCTGGCCACGCTGACTTTGGCGGCGAAGTTGAGCGTATCATGAAAATGGTTGACGGCGTATTGCTCGTTGTTGACGCGTATGAAGGCTGCATGCCGCAAACACGCTTTGTTTTGAAGAAAGCTCTTGAACAGCATTTAACACCAATTGTTGTCGTCAATAAGATTGACCGAGACTTTGCTCGTCCTTCTGAAGTAGTTGATGAAGTCCTAGACTTGTTCATCGAACTAGGAGCAGATGAGGATCAGCTTGAGTTCCCAGTTGTATATGCATCTGCTATCAACGGAACAGCAAGCATGGACCCTGAAAAACAGGATGAGAACATGCAGGCATTGTACGAGTCCATCATTGAAAATATCCCGGCACCAGTTGATAACAGAGAAGAGCCTTTACAATTCCAGGTTGCCCTTCTTGATTACAATGACTATGTTGGCAGAATCGGAATCGGACGTGTTTTCCGCGGTACGATGAAGGTAGGCCAGCAAGTAGCGTTGATGAAGCTTGACGGCTCTGTAAAACAATTCCGAGTAACTAAGATCTTTGGTTTCTTCGGTTTGAAGCGCCAGGAAGTACAAGAAGCACATGCAGGGGACCTAATTGCTTTATCAGGAATGGAAGATATCAATGTCGGTGAAACTGTATGTCCATTTGACCAGCAGGATCCACTGCCGGTTTTACGTATTGATGAGCCAACACTACAAATGACATTCTTGGTCAATAACAGCCCATTCGCAGGCCGTGAGGGTAAATACCTGACTGCAAGGAAAATCGAAGAGAGACTTCGTGCACAGCTTCAAACTGACGTTAGTCTAAGAGTAGACAATACTGACTCACCTGATGAATGGATCGTTTCAGGACGTGGAGAACTTCACTTGTCTATCTTGATTGAAAACATGCGCCGTGAAGGGTATGAGCTTCAGGTGTCAAAACCTGAAGTTATCGTAAGGGAAATAGATGGAGTAAGAAGTGAACCGGTTGAACGAGTTCAAATCGATGTTCCTGAAGAACACACAGGATCAATCATGGAATCGATCGGCGCACGTAAAGGCGAAATGCTAGATATGATTAACAATGGAAGCGGCCAGGTTCGATTGATTTTCAACGTGCCGGCACGTGGACTTATTGGATACACAACAGAATTTTTAACATTGACTCGCGGATATGGTATCATTAACCATACATTCGACAGCTACCAGCCAATGCTTCAAGGCCAGGTAGGCGGACGCCGCCAGGGTGTTCTAGTATCAATGGAATCCGGAAAGGCATCTACTTATGGAATCATGCAGGTAGAAGACCGCGGAACAATCTTCGTTGAGCCTGGAACTGAAATTTATGAGGGTATGATTGTCGGCGAGCACACTCGTGAAAATGATATTACTGTCAATATCACGAAGGTAAAGGCAGCAACTAATATCCGTTCTGCAAATAAGGACCAGACATCTGTCATCAAGAAGCCAAGAATCATGACTCTGGAAGAATCATTAGAATACTTGAACGATGACGAGTATTGTGAAGTAACACCAGAATCAATCAGACTCCGTAAAAAGATTCTTGATAAGAATGAGCGTGAAAGAATGGCGAAAAAGAAAAAATTCGCTGAAGCTTAATTAAGTAGGGGGAAGAAGTATGGATGTAAGCCAAAGATTATCATTTTTTGCAGCATTATTCAGGGTAGATGAGCACCCAACGGTTGGCATGTGGATGCTATACCTAACGATTGCCGCTATGAGCATCCTTGTTTATAAACTTGGGTTTGCACAGAAGCTGCCATTGCTGAAAAATATCGTTATCTATGCGTTTCTATTGCTTGGCTCTACAGTCCTAACCTTCCTTGCTATTTTCCTTCCCATCACGGAAGGACTTGTGGTCGCTGCACTCATCCTGATCATTTACAAGCTCAGGTTGCGACAACATAAAAAAGCAGAAGCAAATGTCAAATAGGAGTTGGCGATATGAAATCACTCCAAGATGCAATTTATAATTGGCTGACAATCAAAATTGTCAGCGACGCTCGGCCAGAAGATACAGCTGCTCAAGATACTACACAATTATTTGAACAAATTCTTGCCGATGAACATAATGTTGAATCAAAAGAATTAAAACGGGATGCACTTATGTATTATGTCACAGTCGTTCAGGAAGGGAATTCTAAAGAATACCGTTTCCCCCGCGACCTGATTGAAGTCATGCTTGACCAAATCAGGCAAGAACCAGACAAATACGTGAACTATCCAGAAGAAGATTAAAAAACTCCGCCCATTGTTGGGCGGAGTTTTTGCTGTTGTTTCATGGTAATTTGGCTTGTCAAAATGATACTTGGATTTAGACAGGTATGGGGCGGAAGGCAGAAAAGCTGCGGTTATTGTGACAGGTTTCAGGCTACAGAGCTCAAAGCTGTCAAGAAAGCGAGATTATTGTGACAGGTTTCAGGCTACAGAGCTCAAAGCTGTCAAGAAAGCGAGATTATTGTGACGGGTTTCAGGCTGCAGAGCCCAAAGCTGTCAAGAAAATGCGATTATTGTGACAGGTTTCAGGTCGCAGGGCCCAAAGCTGTCAAGAAAATGCGATTATTGTGACAGGTTTCAGGCTGCAGAGCCCAAAGCTGTCAAGAAAATGCGATTATTGTGACAGGTTTCAGGCTGCAGAGCCCAAAGCTGTCAAGAAAGTGTGGTTATTGTGACAGGTTTCAGGCTGCAGAGCCCAAAGCTGTCAAGAAAGTGCGATTATTGTGACAGGTTTCAGGTTGCAGAGCCCAAAGCTGTCAAGAAAGTGTGGTTATTATGACAGGTTTCAGGTCGCATGGGCCAAAGCACAAAAGCTGTCAAAAAAAGCCCCGTATTCAGACAGGTTTGAGGAGGAAACCCCAAAAGCTGTCTGAATCAGCCCTAGATTTCGTTCTAAACTTTATCTATCTAGAAGGGCAAATTCTAATCACCAATCATCCTTCTGAACGCGGGAACGGTATAGCTTGAAATTCCCTGTGGCTATCCGGTTGTTCGTTTTATCGGCAATTCGTTCATTACATGGTTCACACATATATGTATGGATCGGCCGGTTTCTAAGCCGCTTAGCCTGAAGGGTATCACTGTTAATATTTTCGATTTTGTCGCACAATACACATTTGACTCTCATTCTTACACCTCTTATCAATAATTATCATACATAGCCTGATTGAGATTGGATTATATTATAGTATATCATTGTTTCCAGCCTAAGCAGGAAAAATCATTTGATTTGCCCTGCTTAAAGAATTCGTAGTACTATTATGATAGTTTAAGGAGGGTGAATATGGCAAATCAAGTAGAACCTAAACTAATCAAACCATTGTTTGATGAACTGCAAAAAGAGCGTTTTGTCACATTGGCGACAGTGGACCACGAAACAGGAGGCCCGAATGTCAGTGCGATTTCCTGGGTGCTTGCAAAGGATGAGGATACCGTTTATTTTGCAGTGGATAACCGTTCTCGAATCATCGAGAATATCAAGACCAATGACAAAGCAGTAATCAACCTAATCGCAAATGAATCTACATATTCAATCAGCGGGACGGCCGGCGTCAAGCAGGAAAAACTTGAAGGTGTACCTTTGAAGTTAGCGTTAGTCGAAATTAAAATCAGCGAAGTAAGGGACGTTATGTTCTATGGATCAAAAATCGTTGCTGAACCTCAATATGACAAGACATATGATAAAGATGCAGCAGCGCGTCTTGATAAGCAGGTAATGGATGCAATGAGAAAAGCTTAGTCAATTGACTAAGCTTTTCTTGTTATTTATGATAGTTGGATTGTTGTTCCTGGTCCTTCTCTAGTTGTTTTTGTTCTTCCTTGTTAAGCTTTTTCTTTGGATCTTCAGTCGGGCTCTCAGTCTGCGGTTCAATCATGTCTGCGGGAACCTCTGGCATGCCTCTTCCGGTTATATCTGAAAGCTCATTCATAATACCCTGGATTGGCTGCCCGTTTTGAATATCCTCTGATATCTCCCTTAATCTTGCTGTGATATCAGGATCCGCTACCACGACTGCACGTGCACCGTGTGGGTCCTTTTTTAACGCTTCCGCCACCGTATATTTCACAGTGTCTACCTCAGACCTCTCCATCTTATCATTTACGTCGATACCCACAATTGCATAGCGACCAACGACTACAGCAGCAGCGTCATCAACATTCGGGATATGAGTAGTCAAGTTTACAAGATGGCGGGAAATCTTCTGTCCAGATTGGCGGTCAACTTCTTCAATCGTACTATTCTGGACCTTGACCTTATGATCTTCGTCAGCTTTATTTGCGTTGTTCTGACCATTGCACGCAGTCAATAGCAATACAAACGAAATTGCAGCAACCAATCTTATCATTAATGAACCCCTCCGGTTATTTATTAGTTGAAATCCTTTGAACAACTAGGAATGTTATATAAAAAAAGAAATGCTCAAAGGTTATTGTGCAAAATATCTTCTATCTTTATTCAAAAAGTCATATATTTTACCAAAGTCCCGGCCGAGGCTGCCAAGTTGGCCAGAGTCGAGATCAATAAGGCGGGAGGCATCAATTTGAGTAAAATATACGTACTGGATACAAACGTCTTACTACAGGATCCGCATGCGATTTTTTCCTTTCAAGACAATGAAGTTGTCATACCTGCTGTAGTTCTGGAGGAAGTGGATTCAAAGAAAAGGTATATGGATGAGATTGGTCGCAACGCACGCCAGGTTTCACGGCTTATAGACGGCATGAGAGAGACAGGGAAGCTGCATGAAAAAATCAACCTTGAGGGTGGTGGGACTCTCAGAATTGAGCTGAATCATCGATCCTTCCATCAACTTCAGGAAATCTTTGTTGAAAAAACAAATGATAATCGAATACTGGCGGTAGCTAAGAACTTGAGTCTTGAAGAAGAAACGAAAGAAAATGGGCGTTCGGTAATCCTTGTCAGTAAGGACGCTCTGGTCCGTGTAAAAGCAGATGCGATCGGGCTGATCGCTGAAGATTTTTTAAGTGACAGGGTTGTGGAAATTAACCATCTGTATTCTGGTTATGCAGAAGTGTATATAGAAATAGAAGAACTCAATCGTTTTTATGAAAGAGGAGAACTTAACATCTCTGATTTAAAGGGTCAAAACTTTTTTTACCCAAATCAGTTTGTGATCATGAAGGATATTCTCGGCAGTTCTGCATCCGCAATAGGTATGGTCGATACAAAAAATAAAAAAGTGAAAAAGCTTGTCTTTGAACATGAGGGAAAGCACACATGGGGAATCAAGCCAAGAAATGTACAGCAAATTATGGCGATGGAACTTCTTTTGCGACAAGACATGCCTCTGATCACACTGATAGGTCGTGCAGGAACAGGGAAAACATTGCTCGCTCTAGCATCAGGGCTTCTTCAGACCGAGGACTTAGGCGTTTTTAAAAAGCTGCTTGTAGCAAGGCCGATTGTGCCAGTAGGAAAGGATTTGGGCTTTTTGCCTGGGGAAAAGCAGGAAAAGCTCAGACCATGGATGCAGCCTATATATGATAACCTTGAGTTCCTTTTCAATACAAAAAAACCAGGAGAACTTGATGCCATACTGGCAGGGATGGGTTCAATCGAAGTAGAAGCATTAACTTATATAAGGGGAAGGAGCATCCCGGAGCAATTCATTATCATTGATGAAGCACAGAACCTGACAAAGCATGAGGTCAAAACAATTCTGACGAGGGTAGGGGAACGCAGTAAGATTGTCTTGATGGGTGACCCCGATCAGATTGACCACCCATACCTGGATGCCTACAATAATGGCCTGACGTATGTGGTTGAAAAGTTCAAAGACCAGCAGATTGCGGGTCATGTCCAGCTCGTTAAAGGAGAAAGGTCACCTCTTGCCCAACTCGCTGCTGACCTTCTAAATTAAAGATCGCACTCTGCAATCTTAGATGTTAGATAGTCAAAAACAAACGGGTAAAAGGTAAAATAAATAACGGGCATCCACCTGGATGCCCGTTGGCAAGAGCTTACATATTATTCGACCGTAAATCCGGTAACATTTTTGATAGGATTATCCTTATTAGAACCATCATGGTAATATACATGCAGCGGTCCGTCCTCTTTTAATGGTTTGCCGTCCTTCGAAAAACCGAGGATGAGTCCAGAAGCTTCTTCGAGGGAAAGTGACACCTGGTCATTTTCACCGTATTCAATCACAACATTCTTCGCAGTCGGTTCTGGTTCTGCATTAACAAGAAATGGCTTGAATGGTATGCCAAAAGTGCCAGTCAGGATTTTTTCCTTCTCGAACTTCACTTCTGTTTTAAGAGTTGGGGGATAAACTGCACCCTCCATGATTTCGCGGTCCCAATGTTTTGAGACAGACTTCGTATACTCTTCCAGGGCATCTTCGCTCTCATGGTCTCCGCTGAAATATGTATTCAAGTCTACTTTGCGATCGTCGAAAATCCAAACGCCCGGATCCAAAGTGATCTTGTATTTGACGTTACCTTTGATAGGAATGATTGTCTCCATAAGTTCCTCCTGCATTTTTTCTTATATTATTTATTCAGTATATCGATAATTTTGTGAGTTGTCATTTCAACTCATCTAAGCGCACCAACCATTAATTTCTGCATCCTTAATATTCTTGCTTTTTTGTCCACTTAAGGGTAAAATTTAAAGATAGGATTGGGTAATCGCTCGGAAACGGGGGGATCAAGTTGGCGTCTGATATGATAATCAACCATCAGGAAAAAGCCCATGCCTTGTTAAAGGCTGACGCTGATAAAATTTTAAAGCTGATCAAAGTGCAAATGGATAACCTGACAATGCCTCAATGCCCTCTTTATGAAGAGGTTTTAGATACGCAAATGTTTGGATTATCAAGAGAGATAGATTTTGCAGTAAGACTCGGCTTAATCGAAGAATCAGATGGAAAAGTAATTCTAGACCAATTGGAGCAAGAGCTTTCCATATTGCATGAAGCTTCGTTAAAAAAATAAATCCTAAAAACTCAAACAGTCCTAAACGATTGTTTGAGTTTTTTTGTGAGGCTCTTTTGGTGAATTTTGATACTTTCACAAGCTCTTTAATACTTTTCCAGTTCAGGAGTTTCCTTAAAAAGAGCACCCTTGCCTTTTAGAATCCAGATGCAAATTGTTATGACAGGCAATGGTCAATGGAAAAGACTGCATTACACTTCTATGACAATATATTAAGAATTCCATAACTTTTCCTTAAACAAAGGCAGGATATTTCAACTTATAGTAGAATAGATTAAACAACTTAGAAGATGGGGAAGAGACGATGTTTAAAAAAATACTGAAATCCTATGACTATTCATTGATCATTGTTGTTGCGCTCTTGTGCTTGTTTGGCCTTGTCATGGTTTACAGTGCCAGCATGGTCACCTGGCATGGAGTAGATAGCGATTTCTTTTATGACAAACAAAAATTCAATTTGGTAGCGGCACTGTTTGTATTTATTCTGGCGGCCTTATTTCCTTACAAAGCAATGAAAAGCACCAAAATCTTGCTTCCTATGGTGATATTAACACTGTCAGGCCTCTTGATATTATTCGTCGTCGGTAA is from Mesobacillus boroniphilus and encodes:
- a CDS encoding aminotransferase class I/II-fold pyridoxal phosphate-dependent enzyme, with product MSQKETPLFTSLLKHAEKNPIQFHIPGHKKGSGIDPEFREFIGDNALSIDLINIGPLDDLHSPKGIIKQAQELAAEAFGADHTFFSVQGTSGAIMTMIMTVCGPGDKIIVPRNVHKSIMSAIVFSGAIPIFIHPEIDKKLGISHGISTDSVEKALEQHPDAKGLLVINPTYFGFAADLKKIVEIAHSYDVPVLVDEAHGVHIHFHEDLPLSAMQAGADMAATSVHKLGGSMTQSSILNVKEGLVSSKRVQSIISMLTTTSTSYLLLASLDTARRRLSIEGREIIDRTIKLAKWIRGQVNDIEHLYCPGEDLLGTNATYDFDPTKVLISIKDLNITGYEVEKWLREKYNIEVELSDLYNILCIITPGDTQKEAEILVQALRELSKEFHHLAEKVHAEVMLPDIPLLALTPRDAFYADTEVVPVEESEGRIIAEFVMVYPPGIPIFIPGEIITEENLVYIKTNMEAGLPVQGPEDDEMKSFRVIKEHKAIR
- a CDS encoding NAD(P)H-dependent flavin oxidoreductase, producing MNWNTDVTNLLGIQYPIVQGGLAYLAYSELAAAVSNAGGLGQITAMSLPDTETLRKEIHKVRELTDKPFGVNFAIGQHGRPFSHYLDVAIEENVPVISMTGGNPAPIFEQLKGTNVKKLVLVAAKRQAQKAEELGADAVMVVGQEGGGHLGKSDIGTMVLIPSVVDSVNIPVIASGGIGDGRGLMAALSLGAQGIEMGTRFIATKECVHANELYKQKLVEGTENDTTVIKRTLGMPARAIANPLTEKILEIEKQGGGYEDLKELISGTANRKYIYEGDDENGFGWAGQVMGLIKDSPTVAELFERIINEAEEIRTNWGR
- a CDS encoding UPF0223 family protein, which encodes MEYQYPIDYTWSTDEIVDVIHFYECIEKAYEKGIDRDSLLNAYRRFKEIVPGKAQEKTLFNEFEEVSGCVPYQAVKAIKETGSGEKIKVVQKRKN
- a CDS encoding YktB family protein — translated: MSFSGFEQADFDVFKIDGLDERMEALKSQIRPKLEDLGQHFAPTLSSIAGDEMHYHVAKHARRTKNPPKDTWVAFASNPRGYKMLPHFQIGLWETHVFIWFAVIYEAPEKEAIGKKLEENIDSIYKRTPKDFYWSIDHMKPEATIQSELSKEDLLSMFKRLQTVKKAEILCGLNIPREEAVKLSGDEMLSKIDFVFREILPLYKLA
- a CDS encoding inositol monophosphatase family protein, with the translated sequence MEYNLKEIDTYAKSWIKEAGENIRASFPKTLNVTSKSNPNDLVTDIDKGTEQYFIKKIKGAFPDHRIMGEEGYGDEVTSLSGVVWIIDPIDGTMNFVHQQRNFAISIGIYIDGEGMIGLIYDVVHDELYHCIKGKGVYLNEKSIPQLTEAKVSEAILALNATWVAPNKRIDHELLIPLVKAVRGTRSYGSAAMEMVYVATGRIDAYMTPRLAPWDIAAGIIMIKELGGETTDLRGGELDMLQQSSLFVSKPGLHGDILKNYLKDGKW
- a CDS encoding GNAT family N-acetyltransferase, producing MSLEEYIAQYTDLPGEWRIWEQGEGPVAVSYHVESAPSNQKPWVGTILVKADERRRGIALAILNHLSNEFELNGQRALFAAVPFDEYEWSNFLTDCGFEQFKTEENEGETFLIMVRPFE
- a CDS encoding YlaF family protein — protein: MKQIKWPLLFFAFAAASCMIGIGIAIGERSVAGAIACIIALVFVMGFGFKKKKKMREAGEL